From Vitis vinifera cultivar Pinot Noir 40024 chromosome 5, ASM3070453v1, the proteins below share one genomic window:
- the LOC100256090 gene encoding 2-alkenal reductase (NADP(+)-dependent): MADGEAVSNKQVIFRDYVSGFPKESDMYVTTSTISLKVPEGSEAVLVKNLYLSCDPYMRSRMRNIQGSYVEPFKPGSPITGYGVAKVLDSRHPDFRTGDLVWGITGWEEYSLITTDERLFKIQHTDVPLSYYTGILGMAGMTAYSGFYEICSPKKGEYVFISAASGAVGQLVGQFAKLLGCYVVGSAGTKEKVDLLKNKFGFDEAFNYKEEQDLEACLKRYFPEGIDIYFENVGGKMLDAVLVNMRLHGRIAVCGMISQYNLEEPEGVRNLFTIVTKRIRMEGFLVFDYYHLYPKFLDLIMPYIREGKIVYVEDIAEGLESAPTALIGLYSGRNVGKQVVVVARE, encoded by the exons ATGGCGGATGGCGAAGCAGTGAGCAACAAGCAGGTGATTTTCAGAGACTACGTCTCCGGCTTTCCTAAAGAATCGGACATGTACGTGACCACTTCCACAATCAGCCTCAAGGTTCCAGAAGGTTCCGAGGCCGTTTTGGTTAAGAATCTCTACTTGTCTTGCGATCCCTACATGCGCAGCCGTATGAGGAACATTCAAGGCAGCTATGTGGAGCCATTCAAGCCCGGTTCT CCTATAACTGGATACGGTGTGGCAAAAGTTTTGGACTCCCGGCATCCCGACTTCAGGACGGGTGACTTGGTTTGGGGAATTACTGGATGGGAAGAGTACAGTCTCATTACAACAGACGAGCGACTGTTCAAAATTCAGCACACTGATGTGCCGCTCTCTTACTATACTGGAATTCTTG GTATGGCTGGTATGACTGCTTATTCtggtttttatgaaatatgCTCTCCTAAGAAAGGAGAGTATGTCTTCATTTCTGCGGCATCTGGAGCAGTGGGTCAGCTTGTTGGGCAGTTTGCGAAGTTGTTAGGCTGCTATGTTGTTGGAAGTGCTGGAACCAAGGAAAAG GTTGATCTGTTGAAGAACaagtttggttttgatgagGCTTTCAACTATAAAGAAGAGCAGGATTTGGAAGCTTGTTTGAAAAG GTACTTCCCTGAAGGCATTGATATCTACTTTGAGAATGTAGGGGGAAAGATGCTTGATGCAGTGCTAGTCAACATGAGACTCCATGGCCGCATTGCAGTCTGCGGGATGATCTCACAGTACAACCTTGAGGAGCCTGAGGGTGTTCGCAACTTATTCACCATTGTCACAAAGCGGATCCGCATGGAAGGGTTTCTAGTTTTTGATTACTATCACCTTTACCCCAAGTTCTTGGACCTGATTATGCCTTACATCAGAGAAGGGAAGATTGTGTATGTGGAAGACATAGCCGAAGGCCTCGAGAGTGCCCCCACAGCTCTCATCGGGCTCTACTCTGGCCGCAATGTTGGAAAACAGGTAGTTGTAGTTGCTCGGGAATGA
- the LOC100250942 gene encoding 2-alkenal reductase (NADP(+)-dependent) → MAEVSNKQVIFKDYISGFPTDADMYITTSTISLKVPEGSKAVLVKNLYLSCDPYMRPRMTYTTDSYVDSFKPGSVIEGYGVAKVLDSGHPNFSKGDLVWGFTNWEEYSLITSTEMLIKIPTTDVPLSYYTGILGMPGLTAYAGFYEICTPKKGEYVYVSAASGAVGQLVGQFAKLLGCYVVGSAGSKEKVDLLKNKFGFDEAFNYKEETDLVACLKRYFPEGIDIYFDNVGGKMLDAVLLNMRVHGRIAACGMISQYNLDKLEGVCNLINIIIKQVRMQGFVITSYYHLYPKYLEMVLPHIKEGKIVYVEDTVEGLESAPQALIGLFSGRNVGKQVVVVARE, encoded by the exons ATGGCGGAAGTGAGCAACAAGCAGGTGATTTTCAAAGACTACATCTCTGGTTTTCCCACAGATGCCGACATGTACATCACTACTTCCACGATAAGCCTCAAGGTTCCAGAAGGTTCGAAGGCCGTGCTGGTGAAGAACCTCTACTTGTCTTGCGATCCCTACATGCGCCCCCGTATGACCTACACTACGGACAGCTACGTCGACTCCTTCAAGCCTGGTTCG GTTATTGAGGGGTATGGAGTGGCAAAAGTTTTGGACTCCGGGCATCCAAACTTCAGCAAAGGTGACTTGGTTTGGGGATTTACCAACTGGGAAGAGTATAGTCTCATCACATCAACCGAGATGCTAATTAAAATTCCCACCACCGATGTGCCCCTTTCATACTATACTGGAATTCTTG GAATGCCTGGTCTGACTGCTTATGCTGGTTTTTATGAGATTTGCACTCCTAAGAAGGGAGAGTATGTCTACGTTTCAGCAGCATCAGGAGCAGTAGGTCAGCTCGTTGGGCAGTTTGCAAAGCTGTTAGGTTGCTATGTTGTTGGAAGTGCTGGATCGAAAGAGAAG GTAGATCTGTTGAAGAACAAGTTTGGGTTTGATGAAGCTTTCAACTATAAAGAAGAGACGGATTTGGTTGCATGTCTGAAAAG GTACTTCCCTGAAGGCATTGATATTTACTTTGACAATGTTGGGGGGAAAATGCTTGATGCAGTGCTCCTCAACATGAGAGTCCATGGCCGCATTGCTGCCTGCGGGATGATCTCACAGTACAATCTTGACAAGCTCGAGGGTGTGTGCAACTTGATTAATATCATCATCAAACAGGTTCGAATGCAAGGGTTTGTCATTACGAGCTACTATCACCTCTACCCCAAGTACCTGGAGATGGTTCTGCCTCACATCAAGGAGGGGAAGATTGTGTATGTGGAAGACACAGTTGAAGGCCTCGAGAGTGCTCCACAGGCTCTCATTGGCCTCTTCTCTGGGCGCAATGTTGGGAAACAGGTGGTTGTTGTTGCTAGAGAATGA